One bacterium genomic region harbors:
- a CDS encoding ATP-binding cassette domain-containing protein, with protein MRALKSLTMDFGDGVFALLGPNGSGKTTFMRILATLLEPTAGTAKVNGLDVRHDRAAIRRFLGYLPQDFGFYPGLTVAEQLDYLALLSDVAQAGERQQIVDRVLHQVNMQGFRDRYVDKLSGGMKQRVGIAAALLVSPQLLIIDEPTAGLDPEERIRIRSLLAELGHDRVIIVSTHIVADVEATADQLVILWQGELLRKGTVEGLIDDTRGKVWSIDVEVDEIPRLKAAYTFTGVFRGAHGVAIRLLADEVDHPRAVSVEPTLEDAYIGIIEAARARAGADSAA; from the coding sequence GTGCGCGCCCTCAAATCCCTGACGATGGACTTCGGTGACGGTGTCTTCGCCCTCCTGGGGCCCAACGGCTCGGGGAAGACGACCTTCATGCGCATCCTGGCGACGCTGCTGGAGCCCACCGCGGGCACGGCGAAGGTCAATGGCCTGGACGTGCGCCACGACCGCGCGGCCATCCGCCGCTTCCTGGGCTATCTCCCGCAGGATTTCGGCTTCTACCCGGGCCTGACCGTGGCCGAGCAGCTTGACTACCTGGCGCTGCTGTCCGATGTCGCGCAGGCCGGGGAGCGCCAGCAGATCGTGGACCGGGTCCTGCACCAGGTCAACATGCAGGGCTTCCGCGACCGCTACGTGGACAAGCTCTCCGGCGGCATGAAGCAGCGGGTCGGCATCGCCGCCGCCCTCCTCGTGTCCCCCCAGTTGCTCATCATTGACGAGCCCACCGCCGGCCTGGACCCCGAGGAACGCATTCGCATTCGCAGCCTGCTGGCCGAGCTCGGGCACGACCGCGTCATCATCGTGTCCACCCACATCGTCGCCGACGTGGAGGCCACCGCCGACCAACTGGTGATCCTCTGGCAGGGCGAGTTGCTGCGCAAGGGCACCGTCGAGGGCCTCATAGACGACACCCGGGGCAAGGTCTGGAGCATTGACGTCGAGGTGGACGAGATCCCGCGCCTGAAGGCCGCCTACACCTTCACCGGCGTGTTCCGCGGCGCCCACGGTGTCGCCATCCGTCTACTGGCCGATGAGGTGGACCACCCGCGAGCGGTGTCGGTCGAGCCGACGCTCGAGGATGCCTACATTGGCATCATCGAGGCCGCCCGCGCCCGCGCGGGAGCCGACTCAGCCGCCTAG
- a CDS encoding carbohydrate-binding family 9-like protein — protein MRHCSAVILLLALARPVPATDSYPINVYPCPKVGGAQAPALRLDGKLDDAAWQQAPLVGGFVHYESGQTADPQTFFRVLWDDDNLYFGLTCDEPLMAKVTPVRNAHDEHDIFRSETVEVFIEPEHTHGRYYQLAFSVAGSLYDGEGMTTTWDSNAQVKTWAGTDGWSAEMAVPWGPMKARPRVGQIVGFNISRDRNVGAQACTTWARVDTTLGFHDPERFAHLVLSGTPEIIGKLSADFRKGGRTGPIAVYSAEGFAQTSYAQLATAAFAEVERLLASLDAARQKEKDPAAAAEVKRRLDDYAARLAAMRTTAGSLDAAQWTRLDLALQSLATTLQKTVGEARLKALLDRI, from the coding sequence ATGAGGCACTGCAGCGCCGTGATACTGCTGCTCGCGCTGGCCCGGCCGGTCCCGGCCACCGACAGCTACCCGATCAATGTCTATCCGTGCCCGAAGGTCGGCGGGGCACAGGCCCCCGCCCTGCGGCTCGACGGCAAGCTCGATGACGCCGCCTGGCAGCAGGCCCCGCTGGTCGGAGGTTTCGTCCACTACGAGTCGGGGCAGACCGCCGACCCCCAGACGTTCTTCCGCGTACTGTGGGATGACGACAACCTCTACTTCGGCCTCACGTGCGATGAACCGCTGATGGCTAAGGTCACCCCGGTGCGCAACGCCCACGATGAGCATGACATCTTCCGCAGCGAGACCGTCGAGGTCTTCATCGAGCCCGAGCACACGCATGGTCGCTACTACCAACTGGCCTTCAGCGTCGCCGGCAGCCTCTACGACGGCGAGGGCATGACGACCACGTGGGACAGCAACGCGCAGGTGAAGACATGGGCGGGCACGGACGGCTGGTCGGCTGAGATGGCCGTGCCGTGGGGACCGATGAAGGCCCGACCACGCGTAGGCCAGATCGTGGGCTTCAACATCAGCCGCGACCGCAACGTCGGCGCGCAGGCCTGCACTACCTGGGCGCGTGTGGACACCACCCTCGGCTTCCACGACCCCGAGCGCTTCGCCCACCTCGTGCTGTCAGGGACGCCGGAGATCATCGGCAAGCTGTCGGCGGACTTCCGCAAGGGCGGACGCACCGGCCCCATCGCAGTGTACAGCGCTGAGGGCTTCGCGCAGACCAGCTACGCCCAACTGGCCACGGCGGCGTTCGCCGAGGTCGAGAGGCTGCTCGCTTCCCTCGACGCCGCGCGCCAGAAGGAGAAGGACCCGGCGGCCGCCGCCGAGGTCAAGCGACGACTGGACGACTACGCGGCCCGTCTGGCAGCCATGAGGACGACAGCCGGGTCGTTGGACGCGGCGCAGTGGACGCGGCTGGACCTGGCCCTCCAGAGCCTGGCGACGACGCTGCAGAAGACCGTCGGGGAAGCGCGCCTGAAGGCGCTGCTGGATCGCATCTGA